The Niallia alba genome includes a window with the following:
- a CDS encoding IDEAL domain-containing protein: protein MNDKSYTEFTKLSALKKNAETYVKDLYIEMLLSEIQLNNEKASLMSLIDKAIDEQDREKFNELSIKFNLLCKRFGT, encoded by the coding sequence ATGAATGACAAGTCGTATACTGAGTTTACAAAGTTAAGTGCCCTTAAAAAAAACGCGGAAACTTATGTAAAAGACCTCTATATTGAAATGTTGCTTTCAGAAATTCAATTAAATAATGAAAAAGCAAGTTTGATGTCCTTGATCGATAAAGCCATTGATGAACAAGATAGAGAAAAGTTCAATGAACTAAGTATTAAATTCAACTTATTATGTAAGCGCTTTGGTACTTGA
- a CDS encoding M48 family metallopeptidase, protein MTRKIGFYAVVAYVLYGLFFYWYLFQYTSPTLPFEYQGSQADPSTFLNSRELLLSEEYSRVRNFLFFISTPFEWLLYLFILLFGFSKVFKKWGETSAKHKPLQTAIYLFWLNITAFILTFPISYISYSLSKTYHISTQSFPSWMKDQLIDFWVNFVIVYLVVVVLYWLMRKSQKRWWLYGWFLSIPFTLFLTFIQPVVIDPLYNDFTPLKDKELETEILKLASASNIPADHVFEVNMSDKTSALNAYVTGIGSNARIVLWDTSLKELENEEILFVMAHEMAHYVEKHIYIGISISLFFSLFGLYFVYKLMHWIVNRWGPALKISKIEDIQSFPLVLLLISMLLFAVNPLTNLISRYEEKRADNYAIQLTDNPEAGIVTFQKLAKTGLSEVNPPLLVKIFRYSHPTMLERISKLEEESIRLQNEKQ, encoded by the coding sequence ATGACTAGAAAAATTGGTTTTTATGCAGTAGTTGCCTATGTGTTATACGGCTTGTTTTTTTATTGGTATTTATTTCAATACACTAGTCCAACTTTACCATTTGAATATCAGGGGTCACAAGCCGATCCGAGTACTTTTCTAAATAGTAGAGAATTGCTATTAAGTGAGGAATATTCGCGGGTAAGGAACTTTTTGTTTTTTATATCTACACCGTTTGAATGGCTTCTTTACTTATTTATTTTGTTATTTGGTTTTTCCAAAGTGTTTAAAAAGTGGGGAGAGACTTCTGCGAAACATAAGCCGTTGCAAACGGCAATTTATTTATTTTGGCTGAATATAACAGCGTTTATTCTTACATTTCCCATTAGTTATATCAGTTACTCTTTGTCGAAAACGTATCATATTTCTACCCAAAGCTTTCCTTCTTGGATGAAGGATCAATTAATTGATTTTTGGGTGAATTTTGTTATTGTATACCTTGTTGTCGTAGTCTTATATTGGCTAATGAGAAAGAGCCAAAAGAGATGGTGGCTTTATGGATGGTTTTTATCTATTCCGTTTACATTATTTCTTACGTTTATCCAGCCTGTCGTCATTGATCCTTTATATAATGATTTCACGCCTTTAAAGGATAAAGAATTAGAGACTGAGATATTGAAGCTGGCCAGTGCCTCCAATATACCAGCTGATCATGTATTTGAAGTGAATATGTCGGATAAAACGAGCGCATTAAATGCCTATGTAACAGGAATAGGAAGCAATGCAAGAATCGTGCTTTGGGATACAAGCTTAAAAGAATTAGAGAATGAGGAAATTTTGTTTGTAATGGCACATGAAATGGCTCACTATGTAGAAAAACATATTTACATCGGAATTAGTATTTCCTTATTCTTTTCCTTGTTTGGTTTGTATTTTGTTTATAAATTAATGCACTGGATTGTGAATAGATGGGGACCAGCCCTTAAAATATCGAAAATAGAGGATATCCAGTCTTTCCCTCTAGTTCTTTTATTAATTTCCATGTTACTTTTTGCTGTAAATCCATTAACTAATTTAATTTCAAGATATGAGGAAAAAAGGGCGGATAACTATGCAATCCAATTAACAGACAATCCGGAAGCTGGTATTGTTACTTTTCAAAAGCTAGCGAAAACAGGGTTGAGTGAGGTGAATCCCCCATTATTAGTAAAAATATTCCGCTATAGCCATCCGACAATGCTAGAAAGAATTAGTAAACTGGAAGAGGAAAGCATTCGTTTACAAAATGAGAAGCAATAA
- a CDS encoding competence protein ComK, with protein sequence MKENYLIVDKYCINYYTLAVLPYILTNGTIYSKVYEHDKVFLCKLTPLMIVKTTCGYLGSSYEGRRDGTRKLMTYHHKLPIVIDDFNSIYFFPTHSPRNNNCAWISLHHILDTKKIEVSKVRITFQNLQKIEVDISLYTLRNQIMRTNSLKTLQRYNHEASINPKLTYKSLLVEKQKKLAETQMIYKKKKGK encoded by the coding sequence ATGAAAGAAAATTACTTAATAGTAGATAAGTATTGTATTAATTACTACACGCTCGCAGTATTGCCTTACATCTTAACTAACGGTACTATTTATTCAAAGGTATATGAACATGATAAGGTATTCTTGTGCAAACTCACCCCGTTAATGATTGTCAAAACTACATGTGGTTATCTGGGCAGTTCCTATGAAGGGAGAAGAGACGGGACACGTAAATTAATGACATATCACCACAAGCTGCCAATTGTTATTGATGATTTTAATTCCATTTATTTTTTTCCAACTCACTCTCCTAGAAATAACAACTGCGCATGGATTTCTCTTCATCATATTCTCGATACCAAAAAAATAGAAGTGTCCAAAGTGAGAATCACCTTTCAAAATTTACAGAAAATAGAAGTGGATATTTCTCTTTATACGCTAAGAAATCAAATTATGCGGACGAACTCATTAAAAACTTTACAGCGCTATAATCATGAAGCAAGCATTAATCCTAAATTAACCTATAAAAGTTTACTGGTGGAAAAACAGAAGAAATTAGCTGAAACGCAAATGATCTATAAAAAAAAGAAGGGAAAATGA